Proteins encoded within one genomic window of uncultured Sphingopyxis sp.:
- a CDS encoding DUF2793 domain-containing protein — protein MTDMPITPRFALPLLAVAQAQKEVTHNEALTLLDALVHAAIEAGPLAAPPANPAIGQCWIVDTAAAGAWAGESNAIAIWTAGGWRFAAPRAGVQVTRLADGARLRFDGSEWTAPATVSAPTGGTTVDSEARDAITALILNLAAQGILISG, from the coding sequence ATGACCGACATGCCGATCACGCCGCGCTTTGCGTTGCCGTTACTTGCCGTTGCGCAAGCGCAAAAGGAGGTGACGCACAATGAGGCGCTCACTTTGCTCGATGCGCTTGTCCACGCGGCGATCGAAGCGGGGCCGCTTGCAGCGCCGCCGGCGAATCCCGCGATCGGACAATGCTGGATCGTCGATACCGCTGCGGCCGGGGCCTGGGCCGGAGAGAGCAATGCGATCGCCATCTGGACCGCAGGAGGCTGGAGATTCGCCGCGCCGCGCGCCGGGGTGCAGGTAACCCGTCTCGCCGATGGCGCGCGGCTGAGATTCGACGGCAGCGAGTGGACGGCGCCAGCGACGGTCAGCGCGCCCACGGGCGGGACGACGGTCGATTCCGAAGCGCGTGACGCGATTACGGCACTGATCCTCAACCTCGCTGCGCAGGGCATTCTGATTTCAGGCTGA